A stretch of Microbacterium sp. 4R-513 DNA encodes these proteins:
- a CDS encoding DNA-binding protein: MKDAAKLVGVDYRTIKLGIESGTIPTVQLGPRRMIPRVPLLRVFGIDA; encoded by the coding sequence ATGAAGGATGCCGCGAAGCTCGTCGGCGTCGACTACCGCACGATCAAGCTCGGCATCGAGAGCGGGACCATCCCCACGGTCCAGCTCGGCCCGCGCCGGATGATCCCCCGCGTCCCGTTGCTGCGCGTGTTTGGTATCGACGCGTGA